Genomic DNA from Paenibacillus sp. KS-LC4:
TTGCTCTGCCTCATGAGCTTTTTTGACGATGATTGCGTGCATGATCGGCAGCAATACATAATCCTTCATCATATGAATTTCTTCTGATGTTGGACGAGCAGGCGGAATAGCCGTATTTCGAAATCTGTTCTGAAAAGCCTCCTTATGCTGTGGGAGCATCATTCGGCTAGATTCCCAGAGTCCGTTTTTCTCCAATTTTTTGCTCATTTGTAATGCCCTCCGATTTTTAAGGATCTATCCGCTGCTTGCCCGGCGGCAGTTAGGGATGAAGCTCTGACAATGGCAGTGCTCCCATAGCGATTTTTGATGCTGTCTGTCACTTTCTCCAGCGCTCTAAGCTTGATCTGATCATCAAAGAGGGTGAGCTGATAGCTTTGATCGTCCATGAGCTGGCTGATGGTCACACCGACCCGGCGCACAGGCATACCATCCCAAAATTTATAAAAGAGCTGCTTCACCGCTTCAAAAACCGTTTTTGTATGGTTTGTGGGATCGAGCAGCTTCATTTGGCGCGAAAATCCGGTGGGCGCTTCGTAGGGACTGCACATGCAGTTGACCGTGACGACATGGCCCATATATTTTTTGCGACGGCAATCGCGGCAAACCTCCTCCGTCAGCTCTAATAAAACGGTATCTACCTCCCAAGGCTCGATATAATCTCTGGGCAGCGTCATCATATGGCCAACCGATTTTGGCGGGGTATTGAAGGTTTCCGGTGTTACCGGGCTATCGTCGATGCCGTTGGCCGTTCGCCACAGCACCTCGGCCTGAATATCGGATTGCTTGCCAAAGCGAAAGCGCAGCCGATCCCTCAGACGCGGAAGCGGCGTTCTGGCAATATCGCCTATTGTATGCATGCCAAGACGAGTGAAATGGGTGGTCATGCGTGAGCCGACTCCAAACATTTTATGAACCGGCTGCGGCCACAGCAAAGCTTCGACTTCTGTTTTAGGGAGGGTGAAGATGCCGTCCTTATTCTTTTTTGCCCAGATGTCCGTCGCCATTTTAGCGAGCATTTTATTGGAGCTTATGCCGATTCTTATCCACACCCCTGTCTGCTGGAGAACCTTCTGCTGAAGAGCTTTAGCTATCGTAACAGGGTCTCCGAAAAGCGGGAGGCTTGCCGTAATGTCCAGAAACTGCTCATCTATGCTGAAAACTTCAACGAGATTCGTAAACTCCTCATAAATGCCCGTAATCATCATAGAGGCGTCGATATAATGCTGCATGCGGGGGCGCAGGACGACGAGCTCCGGACATTTATTTAAAGCGATTCCGAGCCGTTCGGCTGTCGTTATGCCGTATTGCTTGGCGATGGGGCAAGCCGCTAAAATAATGCCTGAGCGGCGCTCAACAGAGCCAGCCACAACAACGGGTTTATTTTTACACTCCGGATGGCTGGCTTTCTCAATACTTGCGTAAAAACTTTGACAATCCGCGAGCAATATAACCCTTTCAGCTGCTTCCTTCATTCCAATCGCCTCCGCATATTCATCAGCATGGTCATTAGCTCAGCCTTCACTAAGCTTCTCAGCATGGTGAAATGATGGGTATAACCGCGAACCTTATATTCAACATGGACCCCGCGCGCATTCATTTCGGTATTCAGCGCTTTAATATTTCGCTCTCTCATTTTTTTCTTAATGCTTTGCAATTCAAGATAGATGCTTTGTTCGATTTCATTGAGATAAAAAAGGATATGATTGTAAATCATTTTGTTCCGATACATTTTTAATTCGTTGATGTCTCTAGCTAGCATTTCGAGAAGGATTGGCAGCAGGGTATGCTTTTTAATGATGATTAAATCCTCTTCCGTTTCGATAATTGAATGGACACTCATAGCTACACCACCATGACGCGAACGTGTATTCGTATTACGTATTATATACCGAATGTACGTTCTCTATGCAAGGTTTTGCAGACAGGTAATTTCGACCAGCTTGAATTTCTGCGGGAAGGGAGAGGGGCTAACGTTCTGAGGGGTGGTTATAATAATGAGGCTTGTCCAATAAGTCAGAAGATGCGATGATAAATAAATCATATGCTTACATAAGGGGTTAGAGCAAAATGAAACAGGCATCTTTGCTGCAAGACAAAAAACAACGCAAATTGCTGTTCAGCGCCGGGCTCAGTTGGATGTTCGATGCCATGGACGTCGGCATGCTGTCCTTTATCGTGGCTGCGCTAAGCGTAGAGTGGGGGCTTGGCACCGAGCAAATCGGACAGCTGACTGCGATTAATTCCATCGGCATGGCGGTGGGAGCGGCAGCGGCGGGGGCGCTGGCGGACCGCTACGGTCGCCGGACCATTTTGCTGTGGACGCTGCTCATCTTCTCGGCGGCGAGCGGCTTGTCGGCGTTGGCGGGCACCTTTACTGTGCTATGTATTTTGCGGTTCGCAGGCGGCTTCGGACTTGGCGGCGAGCTGCCCGTCGCTTCGACACTCGTATCCGAGTCGGTTCCCGTTAAGGATCGAGGGAGAGCGATTGTGCTTCTGGAAAGCTTCTGGGCAGGCGGCTGGATTGTCGCCGCGCTCGTCTCGTATTTTGTTATTCCGGCTTATGGCTGGCGAGCAGCATTTATTATTGGAGCGGTTCCGGCGCTGTACGCGCTGTATTTGCGAAGAGCGATTGAGGATTCACCGCGCTATGTGGCGCAAAAGGGGAAGGTTTTGCCGCTGCGCCAGCGGCTGGCGGCGATATGGTCACCGAAGCATCGCCGCTCGACGATTATGCTGTGGCTGCTGTGGCTGACGGTCGTCTTCTCGTATTACGGCATGTTTCTGTGGCTGCCGACCGTGATGGTGCTGAAGGGCTTCGGGCTGGTCAAAAGCTTTCAATATGTGCTGCTCATTACACTGGCGCAGCTTCCGGGCTATTTTACAGCAGCCTATTTCATCGAGAAGCTGGGGCGTAAATTTGTGCTGGTCACCTATTTGCTGCTGACGGCGGCAAGCGCCATCTGGTTTGGCAGCGCGACGACACAAGGCATGCTGCTGGCTGCCGGAGCTTGTCTTTCCTTCTTCAACCTTGGTGCGTGGGGAGCCATGTACGCTTACACGCCGGAGCAATATCCGACGGCGGTGCGGGCAACGGGAGCAGGCTTTGCCGCTTCCTTCGGCCGGATCGGGGGCATCATCGGCCCTTATATGGTGGGGATGCTTGTGGCAGGAGGAACGTCGATACAAACGGTGTTCATCATTTTCTTTGCAGCGATCGTATGCGGTGCGCTGGCCGTTGCCTTTCTAGGTAAAGAAACCAAAGGAATTGATCCTGACCTTTGAGCAGGAGAGCTTGCCAGAATAGGATGAACGAGGCGAGAAAGAGCAGGAAGCACGTCGCTTTCTAAATGAAAAAAAGCCCCTCTCCCGAGGAATAGCAGCTTCGGCAAGCCGAACGCTGCTTGATCAAGGAAGGGGGTTCTTTTTTTTGAATAAATCCTGCAAAATACAGATTTTAGCACAAGTAGCTGCAAATGCTACCTAAGCGGCGCAAAATGCTTCACTTGCTCCAATATAGCTTCGATTTCCTGCACAACATCTGCCGAAAGCTCCAACTCCACAGCTTTGACGTTTTCGACGATTTGCTGCGGACGGCTCGCGCCAATTAGCGCGGAGCTGATGCCGGGCAAGCGCAGTACCCAGGCCAGCGCCAGCTGGGAAATCGAGACGCCAAGCTGGCTAGCCAATCCATCGAGCTGGTCTACGCAGTCAAGGACATCGTCCCGCAAATAGCTTTTCAGCACATGGTTGATCGAATCATTGGCAGCACGGCTATCTGTAGGCAATTGCTGGCCTTTTCTGTACTTTCCGGTCAGAATGCCTTGCGCCAGCGGGGAAAAGACGATCTGGCCAATGCCTTCCCGCTCGCTGACAGGGATGACTTCCTGCTCGATATATCGCTCAAACATATTGTAGATCGGCTGGTTGGAAATGAGCGGACGCAGGTTTAGCCGCTTTGCAATGCCGGTCGCATCGGCGATTTGAGCGGCGCTCCATTCGCTGACAGCGGAATACAAAATTTTGCCCTGTGCGGTCAAATCGTCCAGCGCCCGCAGCGTCTCTTCCAGCGGGGCATTCTGATCATAGCGATGGCAAAAATAAATATCAATATAGTCCGTGCCGAGACGCTTCAAGCTGGCGTCACATTGCTCCATAATATGCTTGCGCGATAAGCCGCCGTCATTGGGGCCGTCACCCATATTGAAAAAGACCTTCGTCGAAAGCACGTAGCTTGAGCGCTCGAAAGGCCGCAGGGCAGCGCCTAGTGCCCGCTCACCCTCGCCGCGGTTATAGGCATTGGAAGTATCGAAGAAATTGATGCCGCTTTCAAAGGCTTGCTGAATGCAAGCGTCAGCCGCCTTCTGCTCGGTAGCTGTACCATAAGTGAGCCAGCTTCCAAGACCGATTTCGCTTACTTTAATGCCGCTTGAACCAACGCGTCTGTATTTCATACTCTGATTCCTCCGTTTTCATTGAAAAAGTAAATGCCAGGCTCTGGCCGCAGCCGCTATTGCTCCAGTGATTTTTGCGTGAAGATAGCCATATACGTCACCTCGTCCGATACAGGGCAGAGGAGATGCTCCTCCAGCGAATTGAAATAAAGCGTATCCCCCGGATGCAGCGAATATTCAGTCGCACCAACCTTATAGGTCATCTCGCCGCTGATCATATAAATAAACTCCTCCCCCTCATGGGAGAAGCCGTGCGGCTTGACCTCGCCTTTGCGGGCTGTAATCAAATAAGGCTGGACCAGCTTGTCTCTGCGCTCGCTGGCAAACGCGTAGAAGGAATACCCTCTGTCTGTCCGTAGCCAGCTGTCTTTATCGCTGTACTGCAGGCTAGAATTGAATACGGTCGCATTGGCGCTCTGCTCCTCAATCAGGTCGGACACCCGGACGCCTAAAGCTCCGGCAATTTTCATCAGTGTCGCCACCGGAGGAGCGGATAGATCGTTTTCAATTTTGGACAGGAGACTCTTCGTAAAGCCGCACTGTTTTGCGATTTCTTCCTGCGTCCGCTTCTGTTCCATGCGGATCAGCCGGATTCTTTTGCCGAGGCTCATCAGTCACACACCTTTATTTGTCATACTTGCCCTCTATCGTATCATAAATAGACTAAGTTGAAAATGGTTCAATAAAGTTGTTGATAATTCAACTTAGTTGAATTAAAATAAACCTGCAATCACCTTGAGCTAAGTGCTGGAAGTGAACAGGCGACGAGCAATGGAAGCGCCAGAGCATGGAAGGCTGCACGAAACAAGGAGGGACAGTATGGTTAAAGCGGCGGATTTGAATGAGGAGCAGCATGTGCTGGATATGGGCTGGGGCAAAATAGCATGGCTATATGGCCATGAAATCGACCCGGAGGGCCAAATGACATTTGGGCAGGTTTACATTAACGCAGGCGAGGAAAATGGCCGCCATCGGCATCCGAACTGCGAGGAAATTATTTTTGTGCTGTCGGGCGAATGCGATCATTCGCTAGGGGATGAAATGCATCATCTGAAGCCAGGCATGGCGCTGCGCATTCCGCAAAATGTGCCGCATCATGCCAAGGTTACGAGCTGGGAGCCGTGCCGGATGATCATTGCATATTCGGCAGTCGATCGGCAGACGGTGGGCGAATAGAGTCGCCGTGCGAGCGCCTGTTGACCTAGTAGGAGCAGCATGGAACAGCTCAGCTTGTTCAAGCAGAACGTGCGATACAGAACGTACAAGGCAGAAGAGCGCATGGTGCAGAAAGTATGATACAGAACGTACAAGGCAGAAGAGCGCATGGTGCAGAAAGTATGATGCAGAACGTACAAGGCACAACGTAAAATGCAGGATGCAGGGAGGATGAGAAGGTGGCAATCCGGTATGCTTTTTCCCGGCCAACAGCGGGGACAGCGGAAGAGGAAGCGCTCATACATGGCTATCAGGCGGCAGGCTATGAGGGCTTGCAGCTCAAATGGAATCAATATATGCCCTATGTGCAGGAGGCGGAGCGGTTTATGGAACGCTGGGGACAGCGGCCGGGCCTCGCATCGGCACTTATTACGGGAGGCACGCTGCTTAGCGATGACAGCAAGAAT
This window encodes:
- a CDS encoding cupin domain-containing protein, which gives rise to MVKAADLNEEQHVLDMGWGKIAWLYGHEIDPEGQMTFGQVYINAGEENGRHRHPNCEEIIFVLSGECDHSLGDEMHHLKPGMALRIPQNVPHHAKVTSWEPCRMIIAYSAVDRQTVGE
- a CDS encoding DNA polymerase IV, producing MKEAAERVILLADCQSFYASIEKASHPECKNKPVVVAGSVERRSGIILAACPIAKQYGITTAERLGIALNKCPELVVLRPRMQHYIDASMMITGIYEEFTNLVEVFSIDEQFLDITASLPLFGDPVTIAKALQQKVLQQTGVWIRIGISSNKMLAKMATDIWAKKNKDGIFTLPKTEVEALLWPQPVHKMFGVGSRMTTHFTRLGMHTIGDIARTPLPRLRDRLRFRFGKQSDIQAEVLWRTANGIDDSPVTPETFNTPPKSVGHMMTLPRDYIEPWEVDTVLLELTEEVCRDCRRKKYMGHVVTVNCMCSPYEAPTGFSRQMKLLDPTNHTKTVFEAVKQLFYKFWDGMPVRRVGVTISQLMDDQSYQLTLFDDQIKLRALEKVTDSIKNRYGSTAIVRASSLTAAGQAADRSLKIGGHYK
- a CDS encoding aldo/keto reductase family protein — translated: MKYRRVGSSGIKVSEIGLGSWLTYGTATEQKAADACIQQAFESGINFFDTSNAYNRGEGERALGAALRPFERSSYVLSTKVFFNMGDGPNDGGLSRKHIMEQCDASLKRLGTDYIDIYFCHRYDQNAPLEETLRALDDLTAQGKILYSAVSEWSAAQIADATGIAKRLNLRPLISNQPIYNMFERYIEQEVIPVSEREGIGQIVFSPLAQGILTGKYRKGQQLPTDSRAANDSINHVLKSYLRDDVLDCVDQLDGLASQLGVSISQLALAWVLRLPGISSALIGASRPQQIVENVKAVELELSADVVQEIEAILEQVKHFAPLR
- a CDS encoding MFS transporter — encoded protein: MKQASLLQDKKQRKLLFSAGLSWMFDAMDVGMLSFIVAALSVEWGLGTEQIGQLTAINSIGMAVGAAAAGALADRYGRRTILLWTLLIFSAASGLSALAGTFTVLCILRFAGGFGLGGELPVASTLVSESVPVKDRGRAIVLLESFWAGGWIVAALVSYFVIPAYGWRAAFIIGAVPALYALYLRRAIEDSPRYVAQKGKVLPLRQRLAAIWSPKHRRSTIMLWLLWLTVVFSYYGMFLWLPTVMVLKGFGLVKSFQYVLLITLAQLPGYFTAAYFIEKLGRKFVLVTYLLLTAASAIWFGSATTQGMLLAAGACLSFFNLGAWGAMYAYTPEQYPTAVRATGAGFAASFGRIGGIIGPYMVGMLVAGGTSIQTVFIIFFAAIVCGALAVAFLGKETKGIDPDL
- a CDS encoding XRE family transcriptional regulator; amino-acid sequence: MSLGKRIRLIRMEQKRTQEEIAKQCGFTKSLLSKIENDLSAPPVATLMKIAGALGVRVSDLIEEQSANATVFNSSLQYSDKDSWLRTDRGYSFYAFASERRDKLVQPYLITARKGEVKPHGFSHEGEEFIYMISGEMTYKVGATEYSLHPGDTLYFNSLEEHLLCPVSDEVTYMAIFTQKSLEQ